The following proteins are co-located in the Euwallacea fornicatus isolate EFF26 chromosome 16, ASM4011564v1, whole genome shotgun sequence genome:
- the Sas10 gene encoding something about silencing protein 10, which produces MFEDDEYDSDNDPHLRTYHEKHQSKEKSDSEVEVFGVGSNSESDSDDQSKIALSDVEGQEDDIPDARAWGKEKKKYYGADYVDPDYGGFQGKDAFAAEVEQEEAKELQNQLMQQLDVGLLDIGATFMQPNEVLNKEKSEELLKTDLSKLTSKEKLFNLKKESPELFVLIDDFKAKLTLAKDYLVPIIEAVKTGQITNCKAVDFVQLYYHLILNYVTNIYMYLLLKCNGKLKNHPISRRLFQYRQLLSQVEPVFEEVIKQQISIFLDQKDLIDNIATSSDALKSKKKRTLKLLAQWESGVKNTTGYKPEQPMKRMKLEHDEGVTSTKKTVRFKDQELDSDTDEGDKEINREEVAEEVDELSKRAITYQIAKNKGLTPHRKKELRNPRVKHKLKFRKALIRRKGAVREPRKELSRYSGEISGIKTSVSKSIKIRS; this is translated from the exons AT gtTTGAAGATGACGAGTATGACTCGGATAATGACCCACACCTTAGAACTTATCACGAAAAGCACCAATCGAAAGAAAAATCTGACAGTGAG GTGGAAGTGTTTGGTGTAGGTTCTAACTCTGAATCAGACAGTGATGATCAGAGTAAAATAGCATTGAGTGATGTAGAAGGACAAGAAGATGATATACCAGATGCAAGGGCTTGGggaaaagagaagaaaaaatattatggaGCTGACTATGTGGACCCTGATTATGGAGGGTTCCAAGGAAAAGATGCATTTGCTGCTGAGGTGGAACAGGAAGAGGCAAAAGAACTTCAAAATCAGTTGATGCAGCAACTGGATGTTGGGCTTTTAGACATTGGTGCTACATTTATG CAACCTAATGAAGTTCTGAATAAGGAGAAATCAGAGGAGCttttaaaaactgatttatCAAAACTGACTAGCAAGgagaaattattcaatttgaaGAAAGAGTCTCCAGAATTGTTTGTCTTGATTGATGATTTTAAAG CGAAATTAACTCTTGCAAAAGATTACCTTGTTCCTATAATTGAAGCAGTCAAAACTGGTCAAATTACAAACTGTAAGGCAGTTGATTTTGTCCAGTTGTATTATCACCTTATCTTAAA CTATGTTACAAACATTTATATGTATTTGTTGCTAAAATGTAATGGTAAACTAAAAAACCACCCTATTAGCCGGCGACTTTTCCAATATCGCCAATTGCTCAGTCAGGTTGAGCCTGTCTTTGAGGAAGTAATAAAGCaacaaatatcaattttcttgGATCAAAAGGACCTCATTGAT AATATTGCCACATCTAGTGATGcattaaaatcaaagaaaaagagGACTTTAAAACTATTGGCTCAGTGGGAAAGTGGGGTAAAGAATACCACAGGTTATAAACCAGAGCAACCAATGAAAAGGATGAAATTGGAGCATGATGAAGGAGTGACGAGCACAAAGAAAACTGTAAGGTTTAAGGATCAGGAACTTGATTCAGACACAGATGAGGGTGACAAAGAGATAAACAGGGAAGAAGTTGCAGAGGAAGTTGATG AATTGAGTAAACGTGCTATAACATACCAAATAGCCAAAAATAAAGGGCTGACTCCGCATAGAAAGAAGGAATTGAGGAATCCCAGAGTAAAACATAAGCTTAAGTTTAGAAAGGCGCTTATCCGCAGAAAGGGGGCG GTCCGGGAGCCAAGGAAAGAGCTTAGTAGGTACAGCGGCGAAATATCTGGCATCAAAACCTCAGTTTCAAAGAGCATAAAGATAAGGTCATGA